Proteins found in one Subtercola endophyticus genomic segment:
- a CDS encoding ROK family protein, giving the protein MTLARSSSAGAASPGIAAEAMPRPSAPRPLAAGVGNSNDQTRRHNLSTILTMLHHGGAQTRAQLTRLSGLNRSTIGALVTELGDLGLAYETEPHDSGLVGRPSPIVHANEKVVAITVNPDVDAITIGVVGLGAELHKRIRFETASVPTVREAVNVVTAVVAGMQSELEAQFRVVGVGIAIPGLVNSNDGTVLLAPHLDWHDESVARPMADALGYPARAANDAGLATVAESLFGSGRGVSDLVYLNGSASGIGGGVLVGGSMLRGAQGFAGELGHTLVNSTGIRCHCGKIGCLETEVNLGRLLAVLGRDSLGLDELDALLVPIAPPSDAGAADDRDSARSNPAALAPAVAPGLPPAPADRLTPDVRAEVDRQLDVLALAIGNFISVFNPESFVLGGFLGSLYGANPERLRAAVKSVSFGTLGDSVRIDRAQLRSRLLTIGAAELAFAELLADPAGTSF; this is encoded by the coding sequence GGCAACAGCAACGACCAGACCCGCCGCCACAACCTCTCGACCATCCTGACGATGCTGCACCACGGCGGCGCCCAGACCCGTGCCCAGCTGACCCGCCTCTCGGGCCTGAACCGCTCGACGATCGGCGCGCTCGTCACCGAATTGGGCGACCTCGGGCTCGCCTACGAAACCGAGCCGCACGATTCCGGGCTCGTCGGCCGCCCGAGCCCCATCGTGCACGCGAACGAGAAGGTCGTCGCGATCACGGTGAACCCCGACGTCGACGCGATCACGATCGGGGTCGTGGGGCTCGGCGCCGAGTTGCACAAGCGCATCCGGTTCGAGACGGCGAGCGTGCCGACCGTGCGCGAGGCTGTCAACGTGGTCACGGCGGTCGTCGCCGGCATGCAGTCCGAGCTCGAGGCGCAGTTCCGGGTGGTCGGCGTGGGCATCGCCATTCCGGGCCTGGTGAACTCGAACGACGGAACCGTGCTGCTCGCCCCGCACCTCGACTGGCACGACGAGTCGGTCGCTCGCCCGATGGCGGATGCCCTGGGGTACCCGGCCCGCGCCGCTAACGACGCCGGGCTGGCCACCGTGGCCGAGAGCCTGTTCGGCAGCGGCCGCGGAGTCAGCGATCTCGTCTACCTCAACGGCAGCGCCAGCGGTATCGGCGGCGGAGTGCTGGTGGGCGGCTCGATGCTGCGCGGAGCCCAGGGGTTCGCCGGCGAACTGGGTCATACGCTCGTGAACAGTACGGGCATCCGGTGTCACTGCGGAAAGATCGGCTGCCTGGAGACCGAGGTCAACCTCGGGCGCCTGCTCGCGGTGCTCGGCCGCGACAGCCTGGGGCTCGACGAGCTCGACGCCCTGCTGGTGCCCATTGCGCCGCCGAGCGACGCGGGCGCGGCGGATGACCGGGATTCCGCTCGCTCGAACCCGGCCGCGCTCGCTCCCGCGGTCGCGCCTGGGCTCCCGCCCGCGCCGGCCGATCGGCTGACACCGGATGTTCGTGCCGAGGTCGACCGGCAGCTCGACGTTCTGGCGCTCGCCATCGGCAACTTCATCAGCGTCTTCAACCCCGAATCGTTCGTTCTCGGCGGGTTTCTCGGCTCGCTCTACGGTGCGAACCCCGAGCGCCTGCGCGCGGCCGTGAAAAGCGTTAGTTTTGGAACGTTGGGGGATTCGGTTCGCATCGATCGCGCTCAGCTGCGCTCGCGCCTGCTGACCATCGGAGCCGCCGAACTCGCCTTCGCCGAGCTGCTCGCAGACCCGGCCGGCACCTCTTTCTAG